In one Lycium barbarum isolate Lr01 chromosome 7, ASM1917538v2, whole genome shotgun sequence genomic region, the following are encoded:
- the LOC132602138 gene encoding auxin-responsive protein IAA20-like has translation MMELQLGLALCGNSTKGYNLDEFTIESLCGNFNLNTKKPSSSETLDFQDENNVQVLQTLPLLVWDKADDDHSEPQRKDGYEAGVVGWPPVNSLRKILCHQSSRGGGGAVNYVMVENGGGSSGRGSLYKYVKVKMEGVGIARKIDLSLFQSYGTLTDTLISMFGKSKENGDAYKLTYQDKEGDWLLAGDVPWRTFVGSVQRLKLVTDEDY, from the exons ATGATGGAGCTACAATTGGGACTTGCACTTTGTGGCAATTCAACAAAAGGGTATAATCTTGATGAATTCACAATTGAGTCTTTGTGTGGAAATTTCAATTtgaacaccaaaaaaccaagctCAAGTGAAACTCTTGATTTCCAAGATGAAAATAATGTCCAAGTTCTTCAAACTTTGCCTTTGCTTGTTTGGGATAAAGCTGATGATGATCACAGTGAACCTCAAAG AAAAGATGGTTATGAAGCTGGGGTGGTAGGGTGGCCACCGGTTAATTCATTAAGGAAAATACTCTGCCACCAGAGCAGCCGCGGTGGTGGCGGTGCAGTGAACTATGTCATGGTGGAGAATGGTGGCGGTAGCAGTGGCAGAGGATCTTTATATAAGTATGTGAAAGTGAAAATGGAAGGAGTGGGAATTGCAAGGAAAATTGACTTAAGTCTTTTTCAATCATATGGGACACTCACTGACACTTTAATTTCCATGTTTGGAAAAA GTAAAGAAAATGGTGATGCTTATAAACTTACTTATCAGGACAAAGAAGGTGATTGGCTTCTTGCTGGTGATGTACCATGGAG GACTTTTGTTGGGTCAGTGCAGAGGCTAAAATTGGTTACAGATGAAGATTATTGA